The following proteins come from a genomic window of Marinobacter sp. MDS2:
- a CDS encoding DUF368 domain-containing protein: MSELQGNEGNRTQHPAGVFLRGMAMGAADIVPGVSGGTIAFITGIYFRLLEAISAAPMAFFRQLIRGDVLGFWRAIDGFFLVSLLAGILTSIASLASLITWLLDQHPILIWSFFFGLIVASVWHVGQQVKRYSPALLIPLIAGVAFAWWVTTLPASEVDPSALAFLGAGALAICAMILPGISGSFLLLIIGMYAPVLSAIKNAALSDLGMFMAGCVIGLLSVARLITLAFKYAHDTVLALLTGFMIGALVKVWPWQETLSWRTNSSGEQVPLTQLPISPETWANLNGQEPLVGLAGLMACVGLAIVVGLEMLGRQRSDARD; the protein is encoded by the coding sequence ATGTCCGAGTTGCAAGGGAATGAAGGAAATAGAACGCAACACCCTGCCGGTGTTTTTTTGAGAGGCATGGCTATGGGCGCTGCGGATATCGTTCCCGGTGTTTCTGGCGGTACCATCGCCTTCATTACGGGCATTTACTTTCGGTTGCTGGAGGCCATCAGTGCCGCACCAATGGCTTTTTTCCGGCAACTGATCCGTGGTGATGTTCTCGGCTTCTGGCGGGCTATTGACGGTTTTTTTCTGGTCTCGTTGCTGGCGGGTATTCTGACCAGCATTGCCAGCTTGGCATCGCTCATTACCTGGCTGTTGGATCAGCATCCCATTCTGATCTGGAGCTTTTTCTTCGGTTTGATTGTTGCGTCCGTTTGGCATGTCGGTCAGCAGGTAAAACGCTATTCGCCCGCGTTATTGATTCCGTTGATTGCGGGGGTGGCCTTCGCCTGGTGGGTAACAACGCTTCCGGCCAGTGAGGTTGACCCGTCTGCGCTAGCTTTTCTCGGCGCTGGGGCCCTCGCGATCTGCGCGATGATTTTGCCGGGCATCTCTGGCAGTTTTCTACTGCTGATTATTGGCATGTATGCGCCGGTTCTATCGGCCATAAAAAATGCTGCGCTCTCGGATTTAGGCATGTTCATGGCAGGGTGCGTGATCGGCCTGCTGTCAGTAGCCCGCCTTATCACGCTGGCATTCAAGTACGCTCACGACACCGTACTGGCTTTGCTTACCGGCTTTATGATCGGAGCTTTGGTGAAGGTCTGGCCCTGGCAGGAAACCTTGAGCTGGCGTACCAACAGTTCCGGGGAGCAGGTGCCGTTAACCCAGTTGCCTATAAGCCCCGAGACCTGGGCTAACCTGAATGGGCAAGAGCCATTGGTAGGCTTGGCCGGACTAATGGCCTGCGTCGGGTTAGCAATCGTCGTGGGGCTGGAAATGCTCGGTCGTCAGCGATCGGATGCGCGAGATTGA
- a CDS encoding peptidoglycan DD-metalloendopeptidase family protein — MSHLPAILIFLLSAIFLSGCNTAAIYNDDRYNPPVYWGSHVVKSGETLYGIAWRYGRDYRELGDANGLKPPWEIRAGQVLRLDRKGRIRHADNSSAQAKRKPVAKPPASRTSSNKAAPVKSVSKAPPVRRSGSPGSQTVANIKWRWPHAGTVIASYSTSGKVNKGIDIVGRPGDAVRAAADGSVVYAGDGLLGYGNLIIVNHNEHYLSAYAHNRKILVQEGEGVKAGQVIAELGSSGTDKPMLHFEIRKNGNPVDPSRYLPRR; from the coding sequence GTGAGCCATCTACCTGCCATTCTAATCTTCCTTCTGTCTGCAATTTTTCTTTCCGGCTGTAATACGGCTGCCATCTACAACGACGATCGTTATAACCCACCGGTGTATTGGGGGAGCCACGTGGTAAAGAGTGGCGAAACCCTATACGGGATTGCCTGGCGTTATGGCCGGGATTACCGGGAGCTGGGAGATGCCAATGGTTTGAAACCGCCTTGGGAAATAAGGGCGGGGCAAGTTTTAAGGCTGGACCGAAAGGGAAGAATACGACATGCCGATAATTCGTCTGCTCAGGCCAAGCGAAAGCCGGTTGCAAAACCTCCTGCATCGAGAACGTCGTCCAATAAAGCGGCGCCGGTAAAATCGGTATCGAAAGCCCCTCCGGTTCGACGTTCCGGCTCACCCGGTAGCCAGACCGTTGCCAATATCAAGTGGCGTTGGCCGCATGCTGGCACCGTAATTGCTTCGTATTCTACGTCGGGAAAAGTCAACAAAGGCATTGATATTGTTGGCCGACCCGGGGATGCTGTGAGAGCAGCAGCAGATGGAAGTGTGGTTTACGCAGGAGACGGGTTGCTTGGTTACGGGAACCTGATTATCGTGAACCACAACGAACACTATCTGAGTGCATACGCACACAATCGCAAGATTTTGGTGCAAGAAGGGGAGGGCGTAAAAGCAGGTCAGGTAATTGCCGAACTGGGCAGTAGCGGAACGGACAAGCCGATGTTGCATTTTGAAATTCGGAAAAATGGTAACCCGGTTGATCCCTCCCGATACCTGCCACGGCGCTAG
- a CDS encoding chalcone isomerase family protein, with protein sequence MKKTLTTGFASLLLAGALVTPVHALEVAGVDIPDTYTAAGQELQLNGAGTRSKWFMDLYVGGLYVQEKVSDGGAVINADEPQAIALHITSGMITSDRMTEATMDGFKAATDGDLSSIQSDVDQFLSVFREEIKEGDVFELVYVPGSGVQVLKNGEQKDTVGDFEFKKALFGIWLSDEPAQKDLKAKMLGKS encoded by the coding sequence ATGAAGAAGACACTTACAACAGGATTTGCATCTCTGCTTCTGGCTGGAGCATTGGTAACGCCCGTGCACGCTCTCGAAGTGGCTGGTGTTGATATTCCGGATACTTACACGGCTGCAGGCCAGGAGCTTCAGTTGAACGGTGCGGGCACGCGCTCAAAGTGGTTTATGGACCTTTATGTAGGTGGTCTATACGTTCAAGAGAAAGTCAGCGATGGCGGCGCCGTTATTAATGCAGATGAGCCACAAGCCATCGCTTTGCATATTACCTCCGGCATGATTACCAGCGATCGCATGACTGAGGCCACGATGGATGGTTTCAAGGCGGCAACGGATGGCGACCTGTCCTCCATTCAGTCCGACGTTGACCAGTTCTTGTCTGTGTTCCGGGAGGAGATCAAAGAAGGCGACGTATTCGAGCTCGTATACGTTCCTGGCAGTGGCGTGCAAGTGCTCAAGAACGGCGAGCAGAAAGACACCGTGGGTGATTTCGAATTCAAAAAGGCTTTGTTTGGAATCTGGTTGTCGGATGAGCCAGCGCAGAAAGACTTGAAAGCGAAGATGCTGGGCAAGAGCTAA
- the nth gene encoding endonuclease III, whose protein sequence is MNKEKRIEIFTRLRNDNPNPTTELNYSTPFELLIAVILSAQATDVGVNKATDKLYPVANTPEAIYALGVDGLKEYIKTIGLFNSKAENVIKTCKILIDKHNSEVPDNREDLEALPGVGRKTANVVLNTAFRQPAMAVDTHIFRVSNRTGIAPGKTVLEVEKRLMRLVPKEFLMDAHHWLILHGRYTCVARKPKCGACMIEDLCEFKQKRDYQ, encoded by the coding sequence ATGAACAAAGAAAAGCGCATCGAAATTTTCACGCGGCTCAGAAATGACAATCCAAACCCGACAACCGAGCTGAATTACAGCACTCCGTTTGAGCTGTTGATTGCCGTTATTCTATCCGCACAAGCCACGGATGTTGGCGTGAACAAAGCCACCGATAAACTCTATCCGGTGGCTAATACACCGGAAGCCATCTACGCGCTCGGTGTCGATGGGCTGAAGGAATACATAAAAACCATCGGCCTGTTTAACAGCAAAGCCGAAAACGTGATCAAAACCTGCAAGATCCTGATCGACAAGCACAACAGCGAAGTACCGGATAATCGCGAAGACCTCGAGGCCTTGCCCGGCGTAGGCCGGAAAACGGCCAATGTTGTGCTGAACACGGCGTTCCGGCAACCCGCTATGGCCGTAGATACCCACATCTTTCGCGTCTCTAATCGTACAGGCATAGCGCCCGGGAAAACCGTATTGGAAGTCGAAAAACGTTTAATGCGGCTAGTGCCAAAAGAATTTTTGATGGACGCGCATCACTGGCTTATTCTCCACGGCCGATACACCTGTGTCGCGCGGAAGCCAAAGTGTGGTGCCTGTATGATTGAAGATCTCTGTGAATTTAAGCAGAAGCGGGATTACCAATAA
- a CDS encoding electron transport complex subunit E, whose amino-acid sequence MATKTSSEIIKDGLWTNNPALVQVLGLCPLLAVTSTVVNAIGLGLATLLVLIGSNLSVSLIRNFVGESVRLPAFVMIIASFVTCAELLMQAFTYELYQILGIFIPLIVTNCAILGRADAFASKNAPLPSLLDGAMMGLGFLLVLIVLGGMRELLGQGTLFADMHLLLGPDAANWTIRPFEQYPDMLFMVLPPGAFVGLGLLIALKNGIDQRLKEKRLAAAPVQAEAGSKRVRVTGSVS is encoded by the coding sequence ATGGCCACCAAAACGTCCTCCGAAATCATCAAAGACGGCCTTTGGACCAACAATCCCGCCTTGGTACAGGTACTCGGGCTCTGCCCTCTGCTGGCTGTTACAAGCACTGTGGTCAACGCCATCGGTCTGGGTCTTGCCACCTTACTGGTACTGATCGGTTCTAATCTGTCGGTGTCTCTGATCCGGAATTTCGTCGGCGAGTCGGTCCGTCTTCCGGCCTTTGTGATGATCATCGCCTCGTTCGTGACCTGCGCGGAACTGCTGATGCAGGCATTCACTTACGAGCTCTATCAAATTCTCGGGATATTTATTCCACTGATCGTCACCAACTGCGCCATTCTGGGCCGCGCCGATGCCTTTGCCTCTAAAAACGCGCCTCTGCCCTCTCTGCTTGACGGTGCCATGATGGGCCTGGGCTTCTTGCTGGTCTTGATCGTTCTGGGTGGCATGCGGGAATTACTCGGCCAAGGCACCTTGTTTGCCGACATGCACCTGCTGCTTGGACCAGACGCCGCAAACTGGACGATTCGCCCATTCGAGCAATACCCCGACATGTTGTTTATGGTGCTGCCACCCGGTGCGTTTGTAGGGCTGGGCCTTCTTATCGCTTTGAAAAATGGCATTGATCAGCGTCTGAAAGAGAAACGACTGGCTGCTGCGCCTGTGCAAGCGGAAGCAGGTAGCAAGCGGGTGCGGGTAACCGGCAGCGTTTCCTAA
- the rsxG gene encoding electron transport complex subunit RsxG: MNAMMSSIRRSAIGLGLFAVITGGTIALTQGITKDRIIEQAERAEAKALFEIIPESQHDNDLLKDVVTLPAGSQLPKHEPVQVWVARRNGQPVGIIMPTTAPDGYSGDIRLLVGINMDGEVMGVRVTNHRETPGLGDRIETRKSDWVYNFEGRSLSNPRPKLWNVKKNGGVFDQFTGATITPRAIVKAVQRSLVYFQQHRQDIRERLNETPPGNPNTQRPEVIAGELNSAEHS, encoded by the coding sequence ATGAATGCAATGATGAGTTCCATTCGCCGAAGCGCCATTGGTTTGGGTCTGTTCGCCGTCATTACCGGTGGTACCATCGCGCTGACTCAAGGCATTACGAAAGACCGGATTATCGAACAGGCTGAACGCGCAGAAGCCAAAGCGCTGTTCGAAATCATCCCGGAAAGTCAGCACGACAACGATTTACTGAAGGATGTTGTAACGCTACCGGCAGGCTCGCAACTGCCGAAGCATGAACCAGTGCAGGTATGGGTCGCTCGGCGCAACGGCCAACCGGTCGGAATCATCATGCCCACCACGGCCCCGGACGGGTATTCCGGCGATATTCGTTTGCTGGTAGGCATCAATATGGATGGCGAGGTTATGGGCGTTCGGGTGACCAATCACCGGGAAACCCCGGGGCTAGGCGACCGAATAGAAACCCGCAAATCAGACTGGGTCTACAATTTCGAGGGGCGTTCTCTCAGCAATCCGCGCCCCAAGCTCTGGAATGTCAAAAAGAACGGTGGGGTCTTCGACCAGTTCACCGGCGCCACCATCACCCCACGGGCCATCGTGAAGGCCGTCCAACGATCGTTGGTCTACTTTCAACAACACCGGCAAGACATCCGGGAACGTTTGAACGAAACGCCACCCGGCAACCCCAACACGCAGCGCCCCGAAGTCATTGCGGGTGAACTCAACTCTGCGGAGCATTCGTGA
- the rsxD gene encoding electron transport complex subunit RsxD produces the protein MALIQQSSPHAHNARPTSRVMLWVILAALPGLLAQTLFFGWGNLINVIWCVALAIATEALILKLRNKPIAFFLRDNTAAVTGLLLGLSLPQLAPWWVSAVAVITSIVVAKQLYGGLGSNPFNPAMVGYALVLVSFPVAMTTNWAQPATLWAGAPGFGDTLATIFSASQTAVDGWTMATPLDEYKHKIATHTAAEVLQHPTFGEQVARGWEWVNLAFLLGGLVLIALKIITWHIPVAFLAGITVMSLAFGSNADQYAPLQLHLLAGGTMLGAFFIATDPVSAATSHHGKLIYGASIGVLIYLIRTWGNYPDAVAFSVLLMNFAVPFIDHYTPPRTYGHHKARRGLPSKNGAKS, from the coding sequence ATGGCATTAATTCAACAGTCTTCTCCTCACGCCCACAACGCTCGCCCCACGTCTCGCGTGATGCTCTGGGTCATTCTGGCGGCACTTCCGGGCTTGCTCGCCCAAACACTGTTCTTTGGCTGGGGCAACCTGATCAATGTGATTTGGTGCGTCGCTCTGGCAATTGCGACCGAGGCCCTCATTCTCAAGCTGAGGAACAAACCCATTGCCTTTTTCCTGCGTGACAATACTGCGGCAGTGACCGGGTTATTGCTGGGCTTGTCGCTACCTCAACTCGCGCCCTGGTGGGTTTCAGCCGTTGCGGTCATTACCTCCATCGTGGTGGCGAAACAGCTTTACGGCGGTTTAGGCTCGAACCCGTTCAACCCTGCCATGGTGGGATACGCTCTGGTGCTGGTATCGTTTCCGGTGGCCATGACAACAAACTGGGCACAGCCAGCCACGCTGTGGGCTGGAGCACCGGGGTTTGGCGACACGCTAGCTACGATCTTTTCCGCCAGCCAGACCGCGGTCGATGGCTGGACCATGGCTACGCCTCTGGATGAATACAAACACAAAATTGCCACTCACACTGCGGCAGAAGTGCTGCAACACCCCACCTTTGGTGAGCAAGTTGCGCGAGGTTGGGAGTGGGTTAATCTGGCATTTCTGCTTGGCGGCCTGGTTCTTATCGCCCTGAAAATTATCACTTGGCACATCCCGGTCGCTTTCCTTGCCGGCATTACCGTTATGAGCCTGGCGTTTGGCAGCAACGCCGACCAGTACGCCCCGCTGCAACTTCACCTGTTAGCCGGCGGCACCATGCTTGGCGCGTTTTTCATTGCTACCGACCCCGTCTCCGCAGCCACCAGCCATCACGGAAAGCTGATCTACGGCGCCAGTATCGGTGTGCTGATTTACCTGATCCGCACCTGGGGCAACTACCCGGATGCGGTCGCCTTTAGCGTTCTATTAATGAACTTTGCAGTACCCTTTATTGATCATTACACACCGCCTCGCACCTATGGGCATCACAAAGCACGCCGGGGCTTGCCCAGTAAGAACGGAGCCAAGTCATGA
- the rsxC gene encoding electron transport complex subunit RsxC, with protein sequence MSQLWDFSGGIHPPENKVQSTRRPIRSAGIPERLILPLQQHIGVQAETLVNVGDRVLKGQKIADVTTGMGVPVHAPTSGTIQAIELQSVPHPSGMSDRCVILQPDGEDQWVDLHPVENYQKLDRDEVLQLIRDAGIAGMGGAGFPTTIKLRPPRDRKVETLILNGAECEPYITADDMTMRERAAEVVSGMQIMAWILRPSRCVIGIEDNKPEAITALREAIKGTQIEVAVIPTKYPSGGEKQLVQILTGLEVPSGGIPADIGVMCQNVGTAVAVSRAIYEGKPLISRIVTITGDAVREPGNFDTLLGTPVSALLTMAGLQPRLLNRLVQGGPMMGYTLTTDAVPVVKTSNCIIAATAQELQPPAPEQPCIRCGQCAEACPMELLPQQLFWYSKAEEFEKAEHLNLFDCIECGACSYVCPSTIPLVQYYRFAKGEIRNQREEQLKSDRARERFEARQARLEREQQEKEQRRKERAKAAAEAQAKKQAEAEQAAAQGETVDDRAAKAALVQQALERKKAKAVQAKAEPAPAQEQPDIEALEKQVSQAEAKLNTMQGMLDEAKAQQADNVEKLERAVAKNQDRVKRAKDALAEARKQVPAEPETPSSE encoded by the coding sequence ATGAGCCAGTTGTGGGATTTTTCAGGTGGCATTCATCCGCCCGAAAACAAAGTTCAATCCACCCGTCGCCCTATCCGATCGGCCGGCATTCCCGAACGTCTGATCCTGCCTTTGCAGCAACATATTGGCGTGCAGGCTGAAACTTTGGTTAACGTAGGTGACCGGGTTCTGAAGGGCCAGAAAATAGCCGATGTCACGACTGGCATGGGCGTGCCGGTTCACGCACCAACGTCCGGCACCATCCAGGCTATCGAGCTCCAGTCCGTTCCCCACCCTTCCGGCATGTCGGATCGGTGTGTGATTCTGCAGCCGGACGGTGAAGATCAATGGGTAGACCTGCACCCCGTCGAGAACTATCAAAAACTTGACCGGGATGAGGTTCTGCAGCTGATCCGCGATGCAGGCATCGCTGGCATGGGCGGCGCAGGCTTCCCGACGACGATCAAGCTAAGACCACCCCGTGATCGCAAGGTTGAGACACTGATTCTCAACGGTGCGGAATGCGAGCCTTACATTACCGCTGACGACATGACCATGCGCGAACGCGCTGCGGAAGTGGTGTCCGGCATGCAAATCATGGCGTGGATTTTACGGCCATCACGCTGCGTCATTGGCATCGAAGACAACAAGCCGGAAGCCATTACCGCCCTTCGCGAAGCGATAAAAGGCACGCAAATTGAAGTCGCGGTTATCCCGACCAAGTACCCGTCCGGTGGCGAAAAACAGCTGGTACAGATCCTGACAGGTCTGGAAGTACCCAGCGGCGGAATACCGGCAGACATTGGGGTGATGTGCCAGAACGTGGGCACCGCCGTTGCCGTCTCGCGCGCGATCTATGAAGGTAAACCTCTGATTTCCCGGATCGTGACCATCACCGGGGACGCGGTCCGGGAGCCCGGCAATTTCGACACCCTGCTCGGTACGCCGGTCAGCGCGTTGTTAACCATGGCCGGCCTACAGCCAAGGTTGCTGAACCGCTTGGTGCAAGGTGGCCCCATGATGGGCTACACACTCACCACCGACGCCGTTCCCGTCGTAAAAACATCAAACTGTATCATTGCCGCCACCGCTCAAGAGCTGCAGCCTCCCGCGCCTGAACAACCGTGCATTCGCTGTGGCCAATGCGCAGAAGCGTGCCCGATGGAGCTGCTGCCGCAGCAGTTATTCTGGTACTCCAAGGCAGAAGAATTCGAGAAAGCCGAACACCTGAATCTGTTCGATTGTATCGAATGCGGTGCTTGTTCTTACGTTTGCCCGAGCACGATCCCTTTAGTGCAGTACTACCGTTTTGCCAAAGGCGAAATTCGCAACCAACGCGAAGAACAGCTCAAATCCGACAGGGCGAGAGAGCGGTTCGAAGCGCGTCAGGCAAGACTCGAGCGGGAGCAGCAAGAGAAAGAACAGCGCCGTAAAGAGCGAGCAAAAGCCGCTGCTGAAGCTCAGGCTAAAAAGCAGGCTGAAGCCGAACAGGCTGCTGCTCAGGGCGAGACCGTAGACGACCGTGCAGCCAAAGCGGCGCTGGTCCAACAGGCGCTGGAACGCAAAAAAGCCAAAGCAGTTCAAGCTAAGGCTGAACCTGCCCCGGCCCAGGAACAACCCGACATCGAAGCCTTGGAGAAACAGGTCTCCCAAGCCGAAGCCAAGCTCAACACGATGCAAGGGATGCTAGACGAAGCGAAAGCCCAGCAAGCCGACAACGTAGAAAAGCTGGAGCGCGCGGTCGCCAAGAACCAGGACCGCGTTAAGCGAGCAAAAGACGCGCTCGCCGAAGCTCGCAAGCAAGTCCCGGCTGAACCCGAAACTCCGTCGTCCGAGTAA
- the rsxB gene encoding electron transport complex subunit RsxB, with the protein MWISFLIAVTVLLALALVFGGLLGFASERFKVEGNPLVDQIDSLLPQTQCGQCGYPGCRPYADAIADGDAINKCPPGGESTIKALADLLDVEPQPLDAEHGAEQAIRVAVIREDECIGCTKCIQACPVDAILGAAKHMHTVIESECTGCDLCVEPCPVDCIDMITVETDIRTWTPPAPSIIATDRQGATV; encoded by the coding sequence ATGTGGATTAGCTTTCTGATTGCCGTGACCGTGCTACTCGCGTTGGCGCTGGTATTTGGCGGATTGCTGGGCTTTGCCTCCGAGCGTTTCAAAGTCGAGGGCAACCCGCTGGTCGATCAAATCGACTCTCTTCTGCCGCAAACTCAATGCGGCCAATGTGGCTACCCGGGCTGCCGCCCCTATGCCGATGCCATTGCCGACGGTGACGCCATCAACAAATGCCCCCCGGGCGGCGAAAGTACGATCAAGGCACTGGCTGACCTGCTCGATGTGGAGCCTCAGCCGCTGGATGCCGAACACGGTGCCGAGCAAGCCATCCGCGTTGCGGTGATCCGCGAAGACGAGTGCATCGGCTGTACGAAATGCATTCAAGCATGCCCGGTAGATGCCATCCTCGGCGCGGCCAAACACATGCATACGGTGATCGAAAGCGAATGCACAGGCTGCGACCTCTGCGTGGAGCCTTGCCCCGTTGATTGCATTGATATGATCACCGTTGAAACGGACATCCGTACCTGGACACCGCCAGCTCCAAGCATCATTGCCACTGACCGCCAGGGAGCCACTGTCTGA
- the rsxA gene encoding electron transport complex subunit RsxA, whose protein sequence is MTEYLLILVSTILVNNFVLVQFLGLCPFMGVSGKLETAMGMSLATTFVLTLASVCSYLAYTYLLEPLDLAFLRTITFILVIAVVVQFTEMVVRKTSPLLYRVLGIFLPLITTNCAVLGVALLNINKNNNFIESVLYGFGAAAGFSMVLVLFAAMRERIAVSDVPVAFRGASIGLITAGLMALAFLGFTGLVAV, encoded by the coding sequence ATGACAGAGTATTTGCTTATTTTGGTCAGTACGATTCTGGTGAACAACTTCGTGCTGGTTCAGTTCCTCGGGCTATGTCCTTTCATGGGGGTTTCCGGAAAACTGGAAACCGCCATGGGGATGTCGCTGGCAACTACCTTTGTACTGACGCTGGCGTCTGTGTGCAGCTATCTGGCCTACACCTACTTGCTGGAACCGCTGGATCTGGCCTTTTTACGCACCATCACCTTCATTCTGGTGATTGCCGTTGTGGTGCAGTTCACCGAGATGGTTGTGCGTAAAACCAGCCCTTTACTGTACCGGGTTCTCGGCATTTTCCTGCCGCTGATCACCACCAACTGTGCGGTACTGGGTGTCGCGCTGCTTAACATCAATAAGAACAACAACTTTATCGAGTCTGTTCTTTACGGTTTTGGTGCGGCGGCTGGCTTTTCTATGGTGCTGGTTCTGTTTGCTGCAATGCGCGAACGCATTGCCGTGTCGGATGTCCCAGTGGCTTTCCGCGGTGCTTCCATCGGGTTGATTACTGCCGGCCTGATGGCTCTGGCCTTCCTGGGCTTTACCGGCCTGGTTGCGGTGTAA
- the metG gene encoding methionine--tRNA ligase gives MTQASNQQRDILVTSALPYANGPIHLGHLLEYIQTDIWVRYQKMRGHNCYYVCADDAHGTAIMLRAEREGITPEQLIDRIRQEHQEDFSGFHIQFDNYYSTHSEENQYFSEYIYRQIQANGNIATRKIKQFFDPEKEMFLADRFIKGTCPKCKTDDQYGDNCEACGATYTPAELINPRSAVSGATPVEKESEHYFFRLPEFHDFLSKWTRSGALQPQVANKLAEWLDAGLQEWDISRDAPYFGFEIPDAPGKFFYVWLDAPIGYLASFKNLCNREGIDFEHFWKKDSTAEVYHFIGKDIINFHALFWPSMLHDAGFRTPTAVWAHGFVTVNGKKMSKSRGTFIMARTYLDHLNPEYLRYYFAAKLTGGVDDMDLNLEDFAARVNSDLVGKVVNIASRSAGFITKRFDGQLGQVTEQEKLQEFIDAGEQIAEFYETREFGRAMRRIMELADIANQYVNDEQPWIIAKQEGQDDKLQAICTNAINMFRLLMTYLTPVLPKTAQASASFLNDRLTWNERANLLENHGIDKFKPLMSRVDMGHVEKMLDASKEEMPAATGQQQAPASDLEPIADEIEFGDFAKVDLRVVKIVKAEHVDGADKLLRLTLYVGHGERNVFAGIKSAYKPEELEGRLTVMVANLKPRKMKFGMSEGMVLAAGPGGKDIFILSPDSGATPGMRVM, from the coding sequence ATGACGCAAGCGAGCAATCAACAGCGCGATATTCTGGTTACCAGCGCTCTGCCCTACGCCAACGGGCCCATCCATCTTGGGCACCTGCTGGAATACATTCAGACTGATATCTGGGTGCGCTACCAGAAAATGCGTGGCCACAACTGCTATTACGTTTGCGCCGACGATGCCCACGGTACCGCGATTATGCTGCGGGCCGAGCGTGAAGGCATTACGCCGGAGCAGTTGATTGACCGGATTCGCCAGGAGCATCAGGAAGATTTTTCCGGCTTCCACATCCAGTTCGACAACTATTACTCGACCCATTCGGAAGAAAACCAATACTTTTCCGAATACATCTACCGTCAGATCCAGGCCAACGGCAACATCGCGACTCGCAAGATCAAGCAGTTCTTTGATCCCGAGAAAGAGATGTTTCTGGCAGACCGCTTTATCAAAGGTACCTGCCCGAAATGCAAAACAGACGATCAATACGGCGATAACTGTGAAGCCTGCGGTGCAACTTACACGCCCGCCGAGTTGATCAACCCTCGCTCAGCGGTTTCTGGCGCTACGCCGGTTGAGAAAGAATCCGAGCATTACTTCTTCAGGTTGCCGGAATTCCACGATTTTCTGAGCAAGTGGACTCGCAGTGGCGCACTGCAGCCGCAAGTGGCCAACAAACTGGCCGAATGGCTGGATGCCGGGCTTCAGGAATGGGACATCAGCCGAGATGCGCCCTACTTCGGTTTTGAAATTCCGGACGCACCGGGCAAGTTTTTCTATGTCTGGCTGGACGCGCCAATTGGCTACCTCGCCAGCTTCAAGAACCTGTGTAATCGTGAAGGCATCGATTTCGAACACTTCTGGAAGAAAGATTCCACGGCTGAGGTGTATCACTTCATTGGTAAGGACATCATCAACTTCCACGCTCTATTCTGGCCATCGATGCTGCACGATGCCGGTTTCCGCACGCCAACCGCGGTTTGGGCGCATGGTTTTGTCACTGTTAACGGTAAGAAGATGTCGAAGTCCCGCGGCACCTTCATCATGGCTCGCACCTATCTGGATCACCTGAACCCGGAATACCTGCGTTACTACTTCGCTGCCAAGCTCACTGGTGGCGTTGACGACATGGATTTGAACCTTGAAGACTTCGCAGCGCGTGTGAATTCGGATCTCGTTGGCAAGGTGGTGAATATCGCCAGCCGCAGCGCCGGTTTCATCACCAAACGCTTCGATGGTCAGCTCGGCCAAGTGACTGAGCAAGAAAAGCTGCAAGAATTCATCGACGCTGGCGAGCAAATTGCCGAGTTCTACGAAACCCGTGAATTTGGCCGTGCGATGCGCCGGATCATGGAGTTGGCCGACATTGCCAACCAGTATGTGAACGACGAGCAGCCCTGGATCATTGCCAAGCAGGAAGGACAGGACGACAAATTGCAGGCCATCTGCACCAACGCGATCAACATGTTCCGCCTGCTGATGACCTACCTGACCCCGGTGCTGCCAAAGACAGCACAGGCTTCGGCATCGTTCCTGAATGATCGCCTGACCTGGAATGAACGGGCGAATCTGCTGGAAAATCACGGCATCGACAAATTCAAACCGCTGATGAGCCGCGTCGATATGGGACATGTCGAGAAAATGCTGGACGCATCCAAGGAAGAAATGCCGGCCGCCACCGGCCAGCAGCAGGCACCCGCGTCTGATCTGGAACCCATCGCGGATGAAATCGAATTCGGCGATTTCGCGAAGGTGGATCTGCGGGTGGTGAAAATCGTCAAGGCCGAGCATGTGGACGGTGCCGACAAGCTTCTTCGACTGACGCTTTATGTGGGACATGGCGAGCGCAACGTGTTTGCGGGTATTAAGTCTGCCTACAAACCGGAAGAACTCGAAGGCCGCCTGACGGTGATGGTTGCCAACCTGAAGCCTCGGAAGATGAAATTCGGCATGTCTGAAGGCATGGTTCTGGCCGCAGGGCCGGGTGGTAAAGACATTTTTATTCTGTCCCCCGATTCCGGCGCGACGCCGGGCATGCGGGTGATGTAA